Within the Achromobacter spanius genome, the region ATGATTTATTTCGGACCACACTGGCGGCTGGCTTTTCCCCCCTCTTTTTTCCCTTTTTCTGCGCCTCACCCGCCCTGTTATGTCACCCAACACCCCCACCGTCCTGATCCGCGACAGCGCCGAAGCGGACCTGCCCGCCATCAAGACCATCTACGCCCACCACGTCGAACACGGCACCGCCTCGTTCGAGCTGGAACCGCCTTCCATCGCCGACATGCGGCAGCGCCGCGCGGGCGTGCTGGAAAAGGACATGCCGCACCTGGTGGCCGAGATCAACGGCGAGGTCGTCGGCTATGCCTACGTCACGCCCTACCGTCCGCGCCCCGCGTACCGGCATACGGTCGAGGACTCGGTCTACGTCAAGGCCGGCCGCGCGGGCTTGGGCATTGGCGGCAAGCTGCTGGCCGAGCTGATCACGCGTTGCACCACCACGGGCTGGCGCCAGATGCTGGCGGTGGTGGGCGACAGCCGCAACGCCGCGTCGCTGGCGCTACACGCCAGCCAGGGCTTTCATCCGGTGGGCACGCTGCGTTCGGTGGGCCATAAGCATGGGGAATGGCGCGACACGGTGCTGATGCAGCGCAGCCTGGGTGAAGGCGACAGCACGCCGCCGCAGCGCCCGTGATCGGCCCGCGCGCCGTCGTCTGCCTGGGTCTGACCCAGTTGGTGAACTGGGGCGTCACGTTCTATCTGATCGGCGCGTTCGGCCCCGCCATGACGGCCGACCTGGGCTGGGACGCCCCCCTCATCTATGGCGGGCTTTCCGCCGCCATCGTGACGATGGCGCTGGTGTCGCCGCTGGCGGGCAGCGCGGTGGACCGCTGGGGCGGGCATGTGGTGATGCCGGTGGGCGCGGTGGTGGCCGCCGCCGGTTGCGCGCTGCTGGCCGCCGCGCATACCGCGGCTTGGTATTACCTGGCATGGCTGTTGCTGGGCATTGGCATGCGGCTAAGCCTGTACGACGCCGCCTTTGCCGCGTTAGCGCGCGCGGGCGGTCCCACGGCGCGTCGGGCGATGTCGCAGATCACACTGTTTGGGGGCTTGTCGTCCACGGCGATGTGGCCGGCGGGTCACGCGCTGGCCGCCTGGCTGGGTTGGCGCGGCGCGGTGCTGGTCTATGCCGTGCTGGCCCTGGCCACCTTGCCGCTTTACCTGGCGCTACCCCGCCAACGCTACGCCGCGCCCGCCACCGCCGCCGACAGCAACGCCCCCGGCCTGACCCGCAGCCTGGCCGAACGCCGTCTGGCCGGCATGCTTTACGCCGTGATCGCCATGCTGACCAACTTCCTGGCGGCCGGTACCGCCGCGCATCTGATTGCCTTGCTGACCGGAGTGGGCCTGGCCAGCGCGGCAGCGGCCGGCGTGTCCGCCCTGTGGGGCATCGGCCAATTCGCCGCGCGCATGGCGGATGTGGCCGTGGGCGCCCGGCTGCATCCGTTGACGCTGAACTGGGCCGTCACCGCGCTGATGCCGTTTTGCTTCGTGCTGGGCTGGTTCTCGAACGGGAACCTGTATGCCACCGCCGCCTATGCGTTTTTCTACGGCGCCTGCAACGGCCTGTTGACGATCACGCGCGGCACACTGCC harbors:
- a CDS encoding GNAT family N-acetyltransferase, which codes for MSPNTPTVLIRDSAEADLPAIKTIYAHHVEHGTASFELEPPSIADMRQRRAGVLEKDMPHLVAEINGEVVGYAYVTPYRPRPAYRHTVEDSVYVKAGRAGLGIGGKLLAELITRCTTTGWRQMLAVVGDSRNAASLALHASQGFHPVGTLRSVGHKHGEWRDTVLMQRSLGEGDSTPPQRP
- a CDS encoding MFS transporter; this encodes MIGPRAVVCLGLTQLVNWGVTFYLIGAFGPAMTADLGWDAPLIYGGLSAAIVTMALVSPLAGSAVDRWGGHVVMPVGAVVAAAGCALLAAAHTAAWYYLAWLLLGIGMRLSLYDAAFAALARAGGPTARRAMSQITLFGGLSSTAMWPAGHALAAWLGWRGAVLVYAVLALATLPLYLALPRQRYAAPATAADSNAPGLTRSLAERRLAGMLYAVIAMLTNFLAAGTAAHLIALLTGVGLASAAAAGVSALWGIGQFAARMADVAVGARLHPLTLNWAVTALMPFCFVLGWFSNGNLYATAAYAFFYGACNGLLTITRGTLPLALFDFRSYGALVGALLVPSFLLTAAAPVAYAFVIQTQGARAAMAMSVVLAAVIATAAWLLRRRFIGRVTATAV